One Cryptomeria japonica chromosome 9, Sugi_1.0, whole genome shotgun sequence genomic window carries:
- the LOC131032521 gene encoding cytochrome P450 71AU50-like yields the protein MAWLDSPVVELCFPLIFLWIIYRFVTKKKSKSNRGELSLPPGPRPWPLVGNLHLLGSLPHKSLAELAKKYGPIMFLHLGSVPTIVATSPAMAKEFLKTNDLIFANRPATSAGKYMAYERRDVAHAPYGEYWRQMRKLCTIELLTTNRTESFRWVREEEVSAMVRSVWEESEKGVRYVNLRKPISTLTLNIICRMFAGRTYFDHELGGGEWFVQMVTEIMHLSGIVVLGDFIPSLAFLDWRGYCRRMQAAHKIFDVFADKLIDEHVERRRTKKSDDQDIVDVMLDMAESESSEIQVSRVHIKAIVLDMLSAGVDTSATTVEWAMTELLRNPQIMARAQEEIELKVGRDRIVKESDLASLDYLRCVVKETLRLHPPGPLLVPHESTQGCNVGRYYIPPKTRLLVNVWAIGRDESVWEDPLEFKPERFIGSSIDVKGHHFELLSFGAGRRGCPGISLGLSVVYLVLAQLIHCFHWSVEGDLDRDEVFGLTLPKKFPLSALPSWRLTTEEPI from the exons ATGGCATGGCTTGATTCCCCTGTAGTAGAATTATGTTTTCCACTCATCTTCCTCTGGATTATATACAGATTCGTGACAAAAAAGAAGAGCAAGAGCAACAGGGGAGAATTGAGTTTGCCACCAGGGCCACGGCCATGGCCACTGGTAGGCAATCTCCATCTCTTGGGAAGCCTTCCTCATAAGTCCCTGGCTGAGCTGGCAAAAAAGTACGGGCCCATCATGTTCCTACATCTGGGCTCGGTACCCACGATTGTGGCCACTTCTCCTGCCATGGCCAAAGAATTTCTTAAGactaatgatttgatcttcgccAATAGGCCAGCTACATCAGCCGGCAAGTACATGGCCTACGAGCGCAGAGACGTGGCGCACGCCCCCTACGGAGAGTACTGGCGCCAGATGAGAAAGCTGTGCACAATCGAATTACTGACAACAAATAGAACGGAGTCGTTCAGGTGGGTGAGGGAGGAAGAGGTGTCCGCCATGGTCCGATCCGTGTGGGAGGAGAGCGAGAAGGGCGTACGCTACGTCAACCTGCGGAAGCCCATCTCCACTCTCACACTCAACATTATCTGCAGAATGTTTGCAGGCAGAACTTACTTCGACCATGAACTGGGCGGAGGGGAGTGGTTTGTACAGATGGTGACTGAAATTATGCATCTCTCGGGAATAGTTGTTTTGGGAGACTTCATTCCCTCTCTTGCCTTTCTCGATTGGCGAGGTTATTGCCGCCGTATGCAGGCCGCTCATAAAATATTCGATGTGTTTGCTGACAAGCTCATCGATGAGCACGTTGAGCGGAGAAGGACGAAAAAGTCGGACGATCAGGACATTGTGGACGTGATGCTGGACATGGCCGAGAGCGAAAGTTCCGAGATACAAGTCTCACGAGTTCACATCAAAGCAATCGTCTTG GATATGTTAAGTGCTGGAGTAGACACATCTGCCACAACTGTAGAATGGGCAATGACTGAGCTGCTAAGAAACCCTCAAATAATGGCAAGGGCACAAGAAGAGATTGAATTAAAGGTTGGGAGAGATCGCATCGTAAAAGAGAGTGATCTAGCAAGCCTCGACTACTTGCGATGTGTGGTGAAGGAAACTCTTCGATTACATCCACCAGGCCCCTTGCTCGTGCCACATGAGTCCACCCAGGGTTGCAATGTTGGACGATACTACATCCCACCAAAAACAAGGTTGCTGGTGAACGTTTGGGCAATTGGAAGGGATGAAAGTGTCTGGGAAGATCCTTTAGAATTCAAGCCTGAGAGATTTATCGGCTCGAGCATAGATGTGAAAGGCCACCACTTCGAATTGTTGTCTTTCGGAGCAGGAAGGAGAGGATGCCCTGGCATTTCCCTGGGGCTTTCTGTTGTTTACTTGGTTCTGGCTCAACTTATACATTGCTTTCATTGGAGTGTGGAGGGCGATTTGGATAGGGATGAAGTGTTCGGATTGACCCTACCAAAGAAGTTTCCTCTCTCTGCTCTTCCCTCCTGGAGGCTTACTACCGAGGAGCCAATATAA